Proteins encoded by one window of Thioclava nitratireducens:
- a CDS encoding ParB/RepB/Spo0J family partition protein, which translates to MTASFKPVSVAIGDLVPHPANVRSNSPETYDPENIAHLKASIAVLGLLQPLLVQQVDGKYAVLAGGRRHAALKELIADKASKGFTAKTKVDCRLVPEECDVTTALSLAENITQAPMNAIDEFEAFARMMEVDGQTPETIAKTFGTTVAAVKGRLRYGLIHPDIRAAARGKVITLDTMKAFAEHPSQEAQREVFEALTKDGGYLQAYTVRQALKSRGVQVSDDIGAFVRADYAARGGAVAADLLEEHSVLEDAALVETILLEKLGAAAEEARIKLGFAWADSVVRYDYATMADYGRVYPSPIEPDEASQKRIDEITAELEKLQLEMEDEGLEDDAYNALYDRVDALEEEARDLQEAYSAEDLARAGVIASWSNGQITLHVGLVRPEDIVKEEGARGSSTNTTGEEAPDAGEISYPASLAEDLKTERAMALGAAMALHPEATLDLTLFKLVSDVLASGMSVTQAIKIDARKEYRSHAKMDEIDETSLEQVAAAHDALDLSWLDDNRSPADQFAAFRALEAGEKAKLVAYATASTTQSCFARDRQRDSLMHDFEIEIMPDIRAHWTPNAALFNRFKKAWLLKILGEDLGLAQEAVTLASSSKKEIVAFCDKLFAEPFATLTDAQRAAVAAWCPPMMQTAGVACDEAEPTAETPEPESEVAQAA; encoded by the coding sequence ATGACCGCAAGCTTCAAACCCGTCTCCGTCGCCATCGGCGATCTGGTCCCGCATCCCGCCAATGTGCGCAGCAATTCGCCGGAAACCTACGACCCCGAGAACATCGCCCATCTGAAAGCCAGCATCGCCGTTTTGGGTCTCCTGCAGCCGCTTCTGGTCCAGCAGGTCGACGGCAAATACGCCGTGCTGGCCGGTGGCCGGCGCCATGCCGCGCTGAAGGAGCTGATCGCCGACAAGGCCAGCAAGGGGTTCACGGCGAAAACCAAGGTGGACTGCCGCCTTGTCCCTGAGGAGTGCGACGTCACCACGGCGCTGTCGCTCGCCGAGAACATCACCCAGGCACCGATGAATGCCATCGACGAGTTCGAGGCTTTCGCCCGGATGATGGAGGTCGACGGCCAGACGCCCGAGACCATCGCAAAGACCTTCGGCACCACGGTGGCCGCCGTGAAAGGCCGGTTGCGCTATGGCCTGATCCACCCCGACATCCGCGCCGCGGCCCGGGGCAAGGTGATCACGCTCGACACGATGAAAGCCTTCGCCGAGCACCCGAGCCAGGAGGCGCAGCGCGAGGTCTTCGAGGCGCTCACAAAAGACGGCGGCTATCTGCAGGCCTACACGGTCCGTCAGGCGCTCAAATCCCGCGGTGTGCAGGTCAGCGATGATATCGGGGCTTTCGTGCGCGCGGACTACGCGGCCCGCGGCGGCGCCGTCGCGGCTGACCTTCTGGAAGAGCATTCCGTGCTGGAGGATGCAGCACTGGTCGAAACCATCCTGCTCGAGAAGCTCGGTGCCGCCGCCGAAGAGGCCCGCATAAAGCTGGGCTTTGCTTGGGCCGATTCGGTGGTCCGCTACGATTACGCGACCATGGCCGACTATGGCCGAGTCTATCCCAGCCCGATCGAGCCGGATGAGGCGAGCCAGAAGCGCATCGATGAGATCACCGCTGAGCTTGAGAAACTGCAGCTCGAGATGGAGGATGAGGGGCTCGAAGACGACGCTTACAATGCGCTCTACGACCGGGTGGACGCTCTGGAAGAGGAAGCCCGCGATCTGCAGGAGGCCTACAGCGCCGAGGATCTCGCCCGTGCAGGCGTGATTGCGTCTTGGTCGAACGGGCAGATCACGCTCCATGTAGGCCTCGTCCGCCCGGAGGACATCGTGAAAGAAGAGGGCGCGCGCGGTTCGTCGACCAACACCACCGGAGAGGAGGCCCCCGACGCTGGCGAAATCAGCTACCCGGCGTCGCTGGCCGAGGATCTCAAGACCGAGCGGGCCATGGCCCTTGGCGCCGCGATGGCGCTGCATCCCGAGGCCACGCTCGATCTGACGCTCTTCAAGCTGGTCAGTGATGTTCTGGCCAGCGGCATGAGCGTCACGCAGGCGATCAAGATCGATGCCCGCAAGGAATACCGCAGCCATGCCAAAATGGACGAGATCGACGAGACCTCGCTTGAGCAGGTGGCGGCGGCGCATGATGCGCTGGACCTCTCCTGGCTCGATGACAACCGTTCGCCCGCCGATCAGTTCGCGGCGTTTCGCGCGCTGGAGGCCGGCGAGAAGGCCAAGCTCGTGGCCTATGCGACCGCCAGCACGACGCAGTCCTGCTTCGCACGGGACCGCCAGCGCGACAGCCTGATGCATGACTTCGAGATCGAGATCATGCCCGACATCCGCGCCCACTGGACGCCAAATGCGGCGCTCTTCAACCGCTTCAAGAAGGCCTGGCTCCTGAAGATCCTCGGCGAAGATCTGGGTCTGGCCCAGGAGGCGGTGACGCTGGCCTCGTCGAGCAAGAAAGAGATCGTCGCCTTCTGCGACAAGCTCTTCGCCGAGCCTTTCGCGACGCTCACTGACGCGCAGCGCGCTGCTGTGGCCGCCTGGTGCCCGCCCATGATGCAGACCGCCGGCGTCGCCTGTGATGAGGCGGAGCCCACTGCGGAAACCCCGGAGCCTGAGAGCGAGGTCGCGCAAGCGGCCTGA
- a CDS encoding regulator: MAILKFSASAVAAQIAHARACKTFLPNWNGPVDRPALILIVGNGVHLRSNGIDGTTTRIVTTEQADPSFAFADGMNPFRDTDWMAQRRMAFRDLTGQFYTDILDDVQVLIDRGRGAIRLATDGHSIRVFVRRASDYLIGGTYEVPSGLGGTFRVILKDACDTFAIVQNAGNCEDFDAMQPYRVPLDALMEIDDRMAA; encoded by the coding sequence ATGGCTATTCTCAAGTTCTCTGCCTCCGCAGTTGCGGCGCAGATCGCCCATGCGCGCGCCTGCAAAACCTTCCTGCCCAACTGGAACGGGCCCGTGGACAGGCCGGCCCTGATCCTCATCGTCGGCAATGGTGTGCATCTGCGCTCGAACGGCATCGACGGCACGACCACCCGCATCGTCACCACCGAGCAGGCCGATCCGTCCTTTGCCTTCGCCGATGGCATGAACCCGTTCCGCGACACCGACTGGATGGCGCAACGCCGCATGGCGTTTCGCGATCTGACCGGCCAGTTCTACACCGACATCCTGGATGACGTGCAGGTGCTCATCGACCGGGGGCGGGGTGCGATCCGGCTCGCCACCGATGGCCACAGTATCCGCGTCTTCGTGCGCCGGGCCTCGGATTATCTCATCGGCGGGACCTACGAGGTGCCCTCGGGCCTCGGCGGCACCTTCCGGGTCATTCTCAAGGATGCCTGCGACACCTTCGCAATCGTGCAGAACGCTGGGAACTGCGAGGATTTCGACGCCATGCAGCCCTACCGCGTGCCGCTCGATGCGCTGATGGAAATCGATGACCGGATGGCGGCTTAA
- a CDS encoding DUF6927 domain-containing protein — protein sequence MGWLFYTDGRVKSYADEKAEITRLCTFEGDTRKTDLVKACKVGSTWYAAARVTNRDGTPVEDATYVTDPDGSITFAAVFLTAYDDGCWGYKDMEESAGPNASRAPLALIELLSDLKDPDSYARDWRQRCREWASIPNYEEGDKIKLAKPVTLTDGSTCQIVTVTHYRRGRQKRRCYRIEETGGLVRLSKATLSSSELLSSAKGAASQVLAEYFAGRE from the coding sequence ATGGGTTGGCTCTTCTACACCGACGGCCGCGTCAAATCCTACGCGGATGAGAAAGCAGAGATCACCCGGCTTTGCACCTTTGAGGGCGACACGCGCAAAACGGACCTGGTCAAGGCCTGTAAGGTCGGCTCCACCTGGTATGCGGCGGCTAGGGTTACCAATCGCGATGGCACCCCTGTCGAGGACGCGACCTATGTCACCGATCCTGACGGCTCGATCACTTTCGCCGCCGTCTTCCTCACCGCCTACGACGATGGGTGTTGGGGCTACAAGGATATGGAGGAAAGCGCTGGCCCGAACGCGTCGCGCGCGCCCCTTGCGCTGATCGAACTTCTCTCCGACCTGAAAGACCCGGACAGCTACGCCCGGGACTGGCGCCAGCGCTGCCGGGAATGGGCTTCGATCCCGAACTACGAGGAAGGCGACAAGATCAAGCTCGCAAAACCGGTGACGCTCACCGATGGCAGCACCTGCCAGATCGTCACCGTGACGCACTACAGACGCGGGCGGCAAAAACGCCGCTGCTACCGGATCGAGGAAACCGGCGGGCTCGTACGCCTGTCGAAAGCGACGCTTTCCAGCTCGGAGCTGCTCAGCTCCGCGAAAGGTGCTGCTAGCCAGGTGCTGGCGGAGTATTTCGCGGGGCGAGAATAG
- a CDS encoding type II toxin-antitoxin system PrlF family antitoxin, giving the protein MTVLTQDVSKLTDRYQTTVPAGVRKQLKLGKGDQIRYCTEPSGRVYIEPVRAEEDDPALGAFLDFVEADIKAHPDRIRAFDGALHDRLAALVGDVDVDLDAPLSPEDE; this is encoded by the coding sequence ATGACAGTGCTCACACAAGATGTCTCGAAGCTCACGGATCGGTATCAGACAACCGTGCCGGCAGGTGTGCGAAAGCAGCTCAAGCTGGGCAAGGGCGACCAGATTCGCTACTGCACCGAGCCGAGTGGCAGGGTCTATATCGAGCCCGTGCGCGCCGAAGAGGATGATCCCGCGCTCGGCGCCTTTCTCGATTTTGTCGAGGCAGATATCAAGGCGCATCCGGACCGCATTCGGGCGTTCGATGGGGCTTTGCATGACCGTCTTGCAGCACTGGTCGGAGACGTTGACGTCGATCTCGATGCGCCGCTATCGCCCGAGGATGAATGA
- a CDS encoding type II toxin-antitoxin system YhaV family toxin yields MSGDSVPAGAPLVVNGWSIYAHPLFLDQLEGLILEVEARKARDPKTWCKKNSAKRLAAIFKLVTEAIPADPGAAAFRQGGTLGDHRKHWFRAKFFQQYRLFYRFNSDAKVIVVAWVNDDKTLRAYGSKTDAYATFKGMLEDGNPPENFDALLKEAAAADKRFETSLEAATDR; encoded by the coding sequence ATGAGCGGCGATAGCGTGCCCGCAGGGGCGCCCCTTGTCGTAAACGGATGGTCGATTTATGCGCATCCGCTCTTTCTGGACCAGCTCGAAGGGCTGATCCTGGAGGTCGAGGCGCGTAAGGCTCGCGATCCAAAGACCTGGTGCAAGAAAAATTCCGCGAAACGGCTGGCCGCCATCTTCAAGCTGGTGACCGAGGCCATACCGGCGGACCCGGGTGCCGCCGCCTTCCGGCAAGGCGGCACACTCGGCGATCACCGCAAGCACTGGTTCCGGGCGAAATTCTTCCAGCAGTATCGGCTGTTCTACCGGTTCAACAGCGATGCAAAGGTCATCGTGGTGGCCTGGGTGAACGACGACAAGACCCTGCGCGCCTATGGCAGCAAGACGGATGCCTACGCGACGTTCAAAGGGATGCTGGAAGATGGCAACCCACCTGAAAATTTTGACGCGCTCTTGAAAGAAGCGGCGGCGGCGGACAAGCGGTTCGAGACGTCTCTTGAAGCGGCGACCGATCGGTAA
- a CDS encoding StaA — protein sequence MAADVNSYDALFRAQVQAALEDARTGTSQVKVMQAAQALIDAKRQIEPKS from the coding sequence GTGGCGGCTGATGTCAATTCGTATGACGCGTTGTTTCGCGCGCAGGTACAGGCCGCGCTGGAGGATGCACGTACGGGAACATCTCAGGTTAAGGTGATGCAGGCCGCACAGGCATTGATTGATGCGAAGCGGCAGATCGAACCCAAGTCCTGA
- a CDS encoding strawberry notch family protein, giving the protein MTKPKPANPALSISNADLTSALAQIGTEIDQQPLRSSALARIMRETFHGSDAGGAWDWRMAYDLMQAAAIQMLLPGDGAAGDIAVAKLLASRLLTETRRSEQQIRLQQFSTPLPFAALAVQAAAIRKGETVLEPSAGTGALAAFAARAGATLLLNEIDPFRQRLLRAVFGGDVTDHDGEHIDDLMPTPVLPDVVAMNPPFASSVDRSRDKHIAAKHLIAAAKRLAPGGRLVAIMPQGFSTERDAAHWSRACGLLTPRLALTIPGQVYRKLGTTVETQLMVFDKVQEDGEMIRAAVQDLEEALPFVDTVAANRPETRPVQRAATNPHARSVGPLLVTRKRPVAKVAASNAQTNAAIPLTFTSLEAPRDNTPVSDIYARYRPQRIEIAGAQEHPTPLVESIAMASVAPPMPSNTGSDDLRLPARLIEEGHLSEAQLETIIMAHDAHGRDLPGRFTIDDDQTKLTRADDDPYACHYRLGYFLGDGTGCGKGRECAGLILVNWLSGRRKAIWVSKSATLIEDAIRDWTDLGGSPADIQPLSKWKPDQPVPMGDGILFVTYATLRSAGKCGTTRLSQVLDWMGEDFEGVLAFDEAHAMQNAAGSEQGRGVKPSQQGLAGLRLQLAAPRARVFYISATGATSVHNLAYAARLGLWGQGPEYPFPSRESFVSAMEAGGVAAMEVVARDLKTLGLYTARALSFDGVEYDVLEHALTPAQIEIYDAYAGAFRTIHHNLEAALTATGVNDASGETNASAARASAKSRFESTKQRFFNHLLMGMKAPTIIRAIEDDLAAGNACVIQVVSTGESLLKRRLETMDPDDELVEGALTPRDYVLGYLEQAFPIHAQKLVEIDGNMVAEPLRDETGALVVSREALGLRDAAMMELMTLAPIPSALDQILWAFGDEAVAEVTGRSIRPLKAEDGHLFIEKRAASSNSSETQAFMDGEKDILIFSDAGGTGRSYHAAQTAKNQKRRRHYLLEPGWRADAAIQGLGRTHRSAQVSAPFFRVCTSDVHGEKRFTSTIAKRLDQLGALTKGQRETGSQGMFREEDNLESPIARAALRGYFADLGAGRAEAMSYESFTDWTALRLIDKDGVLLEELPPIQRFLNRVLALPIHMQNALFAEFMRRIADQAERARAAGTLDLGVETLRGEKIEQVSTEDLWTCPKSGAVTRIIGLEVTDPVHVLGAEEAISRNPDKLPMVNRASGRAALISARPMQMYDEDIVTLMRKAVRPNGSSYLEETRFGSSAWGEIGKPEFSRLWDAEAASLPKTTTTKLYLLTGLLLPIWKDIPTTNERIYRVTPDGATAMIGRTLSEEGAAALRARFLVSNPQTPQEMLTAALGTTAPVDLGRGLSLTRRRVAGEMRLELSGADKDMIESLKALGCFTEIIAFQLRVFLPHGEGVDTLGILARIVGQGALRAADQAA; this is encoded by the coding sequence ATGACCAAGCCCAAACCGGCGAACCCGGCTCTCTCAATCTCCAACGCTGATCTCACCTCTGCCCTCGCGCAGATCGGCACGGAGATCGACCAACAACCCCTGCGCAGCTCAGCGCTCGCGCGCATCATGCGCGAGACGTTTCATGGCAGCGATGCTGGCGGCGCCTGGGACTGGCGCATGGCCTATGACCTGATGCAGGCAGCCGCCATTCAGATGCTGCTACCTGGGGACGGCGCGGCAGGCGACATCGCCGTTGCAAAGCTGCTCGCCTCGCGGCTTCTGACGGAAACACGCCGGTCGGAGCAGCAGATCCGGCTGCAGCAGTTTTCCACGCCGCTGCCGTTTGCCGCCCTGGCGGTGCAGGCGGCTGCGATCCGCAAGGGCGAGACCGTGCTGGAGCCCTCGGCTGGCACCGGTGCCTTGGCCGCGTTCGCCGCCCGCGCCGGTGCCACGCTTTTGCTCAACGAGATCGATCCGTTTCGTCAGCGCCTCCTGCGGGCTGTCTTTGGTGGCGATGTGACGGATCACGACGGCGAACACATCGACGATCTGATGCCGACACCGGTCCTGCCTGACGTCGTGGCGATGAACCCGCCCTTTGCCTCCTCGGTCGACCGATCCCGGGACAAACACATCGCTGCCAAGCATCTCATTGCGGCCGCAAAGCGCTTGGCACCCGGTGGCCGGCTGGTGGCGATCATGCCGCAGGGGTTCAGCACGGAGCGCGATGCCGCGCATTGGTCCCGCGCCTGCGGTCTCCTGACGCCGCGACTGGCCTTGACGATACCGGGGCAGGTCTACCGCAAGCTCGGCACAACTGTGGAAACCCAGCTGATGGTCTTCGACAAGGTGCAGGAGGACGGCGAGATGATCCGCGCCGCGGTTCAGGATCTGGAGGAAGCCCTTCCTTTTGTTGACACCGTGGCCGCAAACCGGCCTGAGACGCGCCCCGTCCAACGGGCGGCGACAAACCCTCATGCGCGATCGGTCGGTCCACTACTTGTCACGCGCAAGCGCCCAGTTGCCAAAGTTGCGGCGTCCAACGCTCAGACCAACGCCGCCATACCGCTCACTTTCACAAGCCTTGAGGCCCCGCGCGACAACACGCCCGTCTCGGACATCTATGCGCGCTACCGTCCGCAGCGGATCGAGATCGCGGGTGCGCAAGAACATCCCACGCCGCTCGTCGAAAGCATCGCCATGGCCTCGGTTGCCCCGCCCATGCCCTCAAACACGGGCAGTGATGACTTGCGTCTGCCCGCCAGGCTGATCGAGGAGGGACATCTCTCAGAGGCACAGCTGGAAACCATCATCATGGCGCATGATGCCCATGGGCGTGATTTGCCAGGCCGGTTCACGATCGATGACGACCAGACAAAGCTGACGCGTGCCGATGATGACCCGTATGCGTGTCACTATCGCCTCGGGTATTTCCTCGGCGACGGCACCGGTTGTGGCAAGGGCCGCGAATGCGCGGGGCTCATTCTCGTGAACTGGCTTTCCGGGCGCAGGAAGGCGATCTGGGTCTCCAAATCCGCCACGCTTATCGAGGACGCGATCCGCGACTGGACCGATCTCGGCGGCTCGCCTGCCGACATTCAGCCACTTTCCAAATGGAAACCCGATCAGCCCGTCCCGATGGGCGACGGAATCCTCTTCGTCACCTACGCCACGCTGCGGTCCGCGGGCAAATGCGGTACCACGCGACTGAGCCAGGTTCTCGACTGGATGGGTGAAGACTTCGAAGGCGTCCTCGCATTTGATGAAGCCCATGCCATGCAGAATGCGGCAGGGTCCGAGCAGGGCAGGGGGGTCAAACCCTCCCAGCAGGGCCTTGCGGGCCTGCGGCTGCAACTGGCCGCACCGCGTGCCCGCGTCTTCTACATCTCGGCCACGGGTGCCACGAGCGTGCACAACCTGGCCTATGCCGCGCGGCTCGGACTCTGGGGGCAGGGCCCCGAATACCCCTTCCCAAGCCGCGAGAGTTTCGTCTCGGCGATGGAGGCAGGCGGTGTCGCCGCCATGGAGGTAGTGGCGCGCGATCTCAAGACGCTCGGCCTCTACACGGCGCGTGCCCTCAGCTTTGATGGGGTGGAGTATGACGTGCTGGAACACGCGCTCACCCCGGCCCAGATCGAGATCTACGACGCCTATGCGGGTGCGTTCCGGACGATCCACCACAATCTTGAAGCTGCGCTGACAGCCACCGGTGTCAATGACGCCTCGGGGGAGACCAATGCCTCGGCCGCACGTGCCTCGGCCAAATCTCGCTTCGAGAGCACGAAGCAGCGCTTCTTCAACCACCTCCTGATGGGCATGAAAGCCCCGACCATCATCCGCGCCATCGAGGATGACCTCGCGGCGGGCAACGCTTGCGTCATTCAGGTGGTTTCGACAGGCGAGAGCCTGCTGAAACGCCGGCTTGAAACGATGGACCCCGACGACGAGCTCGTCGAGGGTGCCCTGACGCCGCGCGACTATGTTCTGGGCTACCTCGAACAGGCCTTCCCGATCCACGCGCAAAAGCTCGTGGAAATCGACGGCAATATGGTGGCGGAACCCTTGCGGGATGAGACCGGGGCGCTGGTCGTCTCGCGCGAGGCGCTCGGCTTGCGCGATGCGGCTATGATGGAGTTGATGACTCTGGCCCCGATCCCCTCAGCGCTCGATCAGATCCTCTGGGCCTTTGGTGACGAGGCTGTCGCCGAGGTCACGGGCCGATCGATCCGGCCCCTCAAGGCCGAGGACGGTCATCTCTTCATCGAAAAGCGCGCCGCCAGCAGTAATTCCTCCGAGACCCAAGCCTTTATGGATGGTGAGAAGGATATCCTGATCTTCTCCGATGCGGGCGGCACGGGCCGGTCCTATCACGCGGCGCAAACGGCGAAGAACCAGAAACGGCGGCGGCACTATCTACTGGAGCCCGGCTGGCGCGCCGATGCGGCCATCCAGGGGCTCGGCCGCACGCATCGCTCTGCCCAGGTCAGCGCGCCCTTCTTCCGAGTCTGCACCTCCGATGTGCATGGCGAGAAGCGCTTCACATCGACTATAGCCAAACGCCTTGACCAGCTGGGGGCCTTGACGAAGGGCCAGCGCGAGACCGGCTCGCAAGGCATGTTCCGCGAGGAGGACAATCTCGAAAGCCCGATCGCGCGAGCGGCGCTGCGTGGGTATTTCGCCGATCTTGGCGCCGGGCGCGCCGAGGCGATGAGCTACGAGAGCTTCACTGACTGGACAGCCCTGCGACTGATCGACAAGGACGGGGTGCTCCTTGAGGAACTTCCCCCGATCCAACGCTTCCTCAACCGGGTGCTTGCCCTTCCCATCCACATGCAGAACGCGCTCTTTGCCGAGTTCATGAGGCGGATTGCCGACCAGGCGGAGCGGGCGCGCGCGGCGGGCACGCTCGATCTCGGGGTGGAAACCCTGCGCGGCGAAAAGATCGAACAGGTCTCCACGGAGGATCTCTGGACCTGCCCGAAATCCGGCGCCGTGACGCGGATCATCGGGCTGGAGGTCACCGACCCGGTCCACGTCCTAGGGGCCGAAGAGGCCATATCGCGCAACCCTGACAAGCTGCCCATGGTCAATCGCGCCTCCGGCCGCGCGGCGCTTATCTCGGCGCGGCCCATGCAGATGTATGACGAGGATATCGTCACGCTCATGCGCAAGGCGGTGCGGCCCAACGGGTCGAGCTATCTGGAGGAAACGCGGTTCGGGTCCTCGGCCTGGGGAGAGATCGGCAAGCCTGAGTTCTCACGGCTTTGGGATGCCGAGGCCGCGTCCCTGCCAAAAACCACCACGACCAAGCTTTACCTGCTGACCGGTCTCTTGCTGCCAATCTGGAAGGACATTCCGACCACCAATGAGCGTATCTACCGTGTGACGCCAGACGGGGCGACCGCCATGATCGGGCGCACATTGAGCGAGGAAGGGGCGGCGGCCTTGCGCGCCCGTTTCCTCGTCTCCAACCCGCAAACGCCGCAGGAGATGTTGACCGCCGCCCTCGGTACCACCGCGCCAGTCGACCTGGGCCGGGGCCTGAGCCTGACCCGTCGCCGGGTCGCAGGCGAGATGCGCCTCGAGCTTAGCGGCGCGGACAAGGACATGATTGAAAGCCTCAAGGCGCTTGGCTGCTTCACGGAGATCATCGCGTTCCAGCTGCGGGTGTTCCTGCCGCATGGGGAGGGTGTCGACACTCTGGGTATTCTGGCCCGGATCGTGGGGCAGGGAGCCCTCAGAGCGGCAGACCAAGCCGCCTGA
- a CDS encoding DUF6878 family protein, protein MTNPQIDYAAMAAQWRTERETTLKATRAELIAQLRALGISEVTAEYEGYGDSGNVEDVTVQPAEVELPEALVTTVGDFAWSLAYHHHPGFENNEGGYGTLTWDIAADSISLDHADRYVECSYSYDEGL, encoded by the coding sequence ATGACCAATCCCCAGATCGACTATGCCGCAATGGCGGCACAGTGGCGCACGGAGCGCGAAACCACCCTGAAAGCAACCCGAGCGGAGCTAATCGCGCAATTGCGCGCCCTTGGCATCAGCGAGGTAACTGCCGAATACGAAGGCTATGGCGACTCTGGCAATGTCGAGGATGTGACGGTGCAGCCTGCAGAGGTCGAGCTGCCGGAGGCGCTTGTCACTACGGTGGGCGATTTCGCCTGGTCGCTCGCCTATCACCATCACCCGGGGTTCGAGAACAACGAGGGCGGCTACGGCACGCTGACCTGGGACATTGCAGCAGACAGCATCAGCCTCGATCACGCCGACCGCTATGTCGAATGCTCGTACAGCTATGACGAGGGGCTTTGA
- a CDS encoding DUF6915 family protein has protein sequence MAHPLHHAESSARKFGGVPSDYQAVHDWFDASKEHLALFTHRALRHHTQGLFEAERVFGLTLTNSAGRDIPVRWIGEQHVREDCQGRVPSMADWLRRIQPEPWMANGHIDRHSGDEPCGDPRAAWASEVAAGRTVLGLKDWMAARATQATQGA, from the coding sequence ATGGCCCATCCGCTTCATCATGCCGAAAGCTCTGCCCGGAAGTTCGGCGGGGTGCCGTCTGACTATCAGGCCGTCCACGATTGGTTCGATGCCTCGAAAGAGCACCTCGCGCTCTTCACGCACCGAGCCCTGCGCCACCATACCCAAGGTCTGTTCGAAGCGGAGCGTGTCTTCGGTCTGACCCTGACCAATAGCGCGGGTCGGGACATCCCCGTGCGCTGGATCGGCGAGCAACATGTCCGCGAAGATTGCCAAGGCCGTGTCCCGAGCATGGCGGACTGGCTGCGGCGGATCCAGCCCGAGCCATGGATGGCCAATGGCCACATCGACCGGCATTCCGGCGATGAGCCCTGCGGCGACCCAAGGGCCGCCTGGGCATCTGAAGTCGCCGCCGGCAGAACGGTTCTTGGTTTGAAAGATTGGATGGCGGCGCGCGCGACACAAGCCACGCAAGGTGCCTGA
- a CDS encoding DUF736 family protein: MFAGNLTRNAETAAAEYTGMIHSSRFDIAIQLEARAKMSARSPDYDVTAVNKSGRKVRIGTAWNETGNTSGNPYISMQIDVGLGPFRVNAVQTKEARAAQSGEFEIIPLVSNGLMKSGSLSGELTAMDADNAFTGYIANMMFDLEFMLIENSYKSEETHPDYRIEVSSPRGTPIRVGSAWMAKSSRTGNDYLSLLINTPDGDLRVNAVQNEEQRGGQTFSIIPFIDSGDQAQDAGAGLSLVA, encoded by the coding sequence ATGTTCGCAGGAAACCTCACCCGCAATGCCGAAACCGCAGCCGCCGAGTACACCGGCATGATCCACTCGTCACGCTTTGACATCGCCATCCAGCTTGAGGCACGGGCCAAGATGTCCGCGCGCAGTCCGGATTACGACGTGACAGCAGTCAACAAATCGGGCCGCAAGGTGCGCATCGGCACGGCCTGGAACGAGACGGGCAATACCAGCGGAAACCCCTACATCTCGATGCAGATCGATGTGGGCCTCGGCCCGTTCCGGGTCAACGCGGTGCAGACGAAAGAGGCGCGCGCGGCGCAGAGCGGCGAATTCGAGATCATCCCGCTCGTCTCGAACGGCCTGATGAAATCCGGCTCGCTCTCGGGCGAGCTCACCGCAATGGACGCCGACAACGCCTTCACCGGCTACATCGCCAACATGATGTTCGATCTGGAGTTCATGCTGATCGAGAACAGCTACAAGTCCGAGGAGACCCACCCAGACTACCGCATCGAGGTCAGCTCGCCCCGGGGCACGCCGATCCGCGTTGGCTCGGCGTGGATGGCCAAGAGCAGCCGCACGGGCAATGACTACCTGTCGCTGCTGATCAACACGCCTGATGGCGACCTGCGTGTCAACGCCGTCCAGAACGAAGAACAGCGCGGTGGCCAGACTTTCTCGATCATTCCGTTCATCGACAGCGGTGATCAAGCGCAAGACGCGGGCGCGGGGCTGTCGCTGGTTGCCTGA
- a CDS encoding rhomboid family intramembrane serine protease, which yields MRVFFRRTAALAAFVALLWAIQVVNWITGYGLNPAFGLIPRHGSGLDGVIAMPLLLGSFSHLMANTPPLLVMGGLLVATTTRGLLSVNAVVIGLGGGLVWLFGGSAIHIGASGLIFGWFGFLIARGLVDRSPITLGAALVVGVLYGSILWGVLPGQPGVSWEAHLFGAIAGAGAAFLIRTHVHAPRLGGIDLN from the coding sequence ATGCGCGTCTTCTTCCGGCGAACCGCGGCGCTTGCCGCCTTTGTCGCGCTGCTCTGGGCGATCCAAGTCGTCAATTGGATCACCGGCTACGGCCTGAACCCGGCCTTCGGCCTGATCCCCAGGCACGGCAGCGGGTTGGATGGTGTCATCGCTATGCCCCTCCTGCTTGGGAGCTTCTCGCACCTGATGGCCAATACGCCGCCGCTCCTGGTGATGGGTGGGCTGCTGGTGGCAACGACCACGCGAGGCTTACTGTCGGTGAACGCCGTGGTGATCGGCCTAGGGGGCGGTCTCGTGTGGTTGTTCGGCGGCTCGGCGATCCATATCGGTGCGTCGGGGCTGATCTTCGGCTGGTTTGGCTTCCTCATCGCGCGCGGTCTTGTGGATCGCTCTCCGATCACGCTGGGCGCGGCGCTGGTGGTCGGTGTCCTCTATGGCTCTATTCTCTGGGGCGTTCTTCCGGGCCAACCCGGCGTGTCGTGGGAGGCGCATCTCTTCGGCGCTATCGCGGGCGCGGGCGCTGCGTTCCTAATCCGAACGCATGTCCATGCGCCGCGCCTCGGCGGCATCGATCTGAACTGA